One genomic window of Trichlorobacter lovleyi includes the following:
- a CDS encoding glycosyltransferase family 4 protein, producing MQISMPRGAAHGWGVAGTYLASEIARLEPLPGVTLHGIRTVALDPFDPQVWDQINIGYCFFEDTITVLEYARQAAQRWDYIVAGSSWCEQHLRIGGVRNTTTILQGVDSSLFYPGPKRNLAERFVIFSGGKFELRKGQDLVIAAMKTFMERHDDVLLSCAWYNQWPFSLATMELSKLINYRHREGACLEILAETLSANGIPLDRVILHPLLDNQQMRQVYHNSDVGLFPNRGEGGNNLVMCEYMACGRTVIASDMTGHADVITAGNALPLTSYRPFHYRHHAEGIWFEPSVDEIIEYLEYAYSHRNELRLKGLQAAADMAQLTWSGAAAQFHSLAAKLSNKRLH from the coding sequence ATGCAGATTTCCATGCCCAGAGGGGCCGCCCACGGTTGGGGTGTAGCCGGCACCTATCTGGCCAGCGAGATAGCTAGGCTTGAACCGCTGCCGGGAGTGACGCTGCACGGTATCCGTACTGTGGCTCTCGATCCCTTTGACCCGCAGGTTTGGGACCAAATCAACATTGGCTACTGTTTTTTTGAGGACACCATCACTGTTTTGGAGTACGCCAGACAGGCGGCTCAGCGCTGGGACTACATTGTGGCAGGATCATCCTGGTGCGAGCAACATCTGCGGATCGGCGGGGTACGCAACACCACCACCATACTCCAGGGAGTTGACAGCAGCCTCTTTTACCCCGGCCCCAAACGAAACTTAGCTGAGCGTTTCGTGATCTTTTCAGGCGGCAAATTTGAGCTGCGCAAGGGACAGGATCTGGTAATTGCTGCCATGAAGACCTTCATGGAACGGCATGACGATGTACTGCTGTCCTGTGCCTGGTACAACCAGTGGCCCTTCTCGCTGGCCACTATGGAGCTTTCAAAGCTGATCAACTACCGTCACCGGGAGGGCGCATGCCTTGAAATTCTTGCAGAGACCCTCTCGGCAAACGGCATACCGCTTGACCGGGTTATTCTGCATCCCCTGCTAGACAACCAGCAGATGCGACAGGTCTATCACAACTCCGACGTGGGACTGTTCCCTAACCGTGGCGAGGGCGGCAACAACCTGGTGATGTGCGAATACATGGCCTGCGGCCGCACAGTAATAGCCTCGGACATGACCGGTCACGCTGATGTGATCACTGCTGGAAATGCACTGCCGCTTACCAGCTATCGTCCGTTCCACTACCGGCACCATGCCGAAGGGATCTGGTTTGAACCGTCGGTTGACGAAATCATTGAATATCTGGAATACGCCTACTCGCACCGTAACGAACTGCGCCTGAAAGGTCTGCAGGCGGCGGCAGATATGGCACAACTTACCTGGAGCGGTGCTGCCGCCCAGTTTCACTCCCTTGCTGCCAAGCTCAGCAATAAAAGGTTACACTGA
- a CDS encoding glycosyltransferase family protein: MQFPLGIGYLIATIKKDRPTQAFHFTNASEVESQLPDIINSFNPGIIGLTCTTFNRGAVRQVIGWLKSAHPQLRIIVGGVHASFQYEQVLKDYGADYVVIGEGEKTFQELCRVLDQEESPNAVDGIAFLDSDNNVIKTPVREIIDNLDDLPIPDYTFAEEYIKKLGIAFIITSRGCPVHCSFCSTSSYWGQKVRMNSPNRVVDEMEYLVNRFGVNKIFFYDDTFNLSSGRVKAICDEIQRRGFKVEWGASCRVVPVSPEMINMMFAAGCRHICWGVESGSSQMLQKINKKISLEQIRNAFQLCLPHMNKMSVGCYTMVGNPGENEHTISETVEFLNTLPMTDPPSTSTLYILPGTPLANSLEEELPYLNNFWAEHDYIPFYTRENTMEQLDRWCTRVSKAGKRRPFDQTKHFWNNILFNFKHKEDKTTVYKTDRIKLLLVYSLHPVHPKITLPEWIKETLRECFAEKVEVLACGPHNEIDIQDCPDFYHRVADLIDSEKIDIMWEIEGAASSLDFMFKRFPTTITIPKVYWAIDTHQYLGFQVQKSSYFDLIFSAQYDALKSLGKQAVWLPAGAALHERDYHLERDIVVGFVGSLSPLHSRRIQLLTHVKKEFPHLVVAEDIFLEEKAKLVSRMKIVINVSLNNDINFRIFETLACGALLITDRIYNNGLEQLFNDGEHLVTFTDADDLIDKIRYYSEHEDERCNIADAGKRHVLDHFTHEHIVRKALEHMETLLQNDTDCITSPSCWCGGRLEQAVHPQYSRCIQCGTHISKQSDHPDILKQFYSFGNYWHHYQEQVGGYPPLPVRAVTDFQDRIPIWYKILTTFKPLPSSILEIGCAHGGFLSYCREHGTKLIVGIEVDNTTCHFAKKRFDLPHIYSGLFPDVDIPFNEFEVIIGFDVIEHFKDQTQALTTVKNLLAEDGIVIFQTPCYRGEGADWSQFKPGEHLYLFNSNSIRQLFFLSGLIITEILPGLFHDDMFVIAKKIPPVHRLLYLRTDAIGDSILSAGILPHLRERYPGALITVVCQERTAPLYDACPFADAVIPFDLIRLFTVPHYRSLLLEKINRTSPDLLLNPIYSHDLHDEFLVHHIQAPLKITVEGDSSNRSSEKLNELRELYSLVIPNNPDDLTELDHNRTFLRGIGISADSLSPQVWITRQDREWAAATLRELDIAPKIAIMLFPGALLDCKTYPHYAEVAAGLSEHPLLICGGDELRQKADQLCRAHGGKAVNLAGQTSLGQLSALMELARLYLGSDSSGLHIACAVGLPNNVLLGGGHFGRFCPYSPLTTVICLPLQCYGCNWQCQYKRVHCLHGIQPDTVLWAAARLLSLAEQPTSPTVVVQADQPDTQLPPLLNVEGLLKLVPGAKLLHTEARGEILT; encoded by the coding sequence ATGCAATTCCCCTTGGGAATCGGTTATCTCATTGCGACAATTAAAAAAGATCGTCCGACTCAAGCATTTCATTTTACCAATGCGTCAGAAGTTGAGTCACAGCTACCCGATATTATCAATTCTTTTAATCCAGGAATTATTGGCTTGACCTGCACCACCTTCAACAGGGGGGCCGTCCGGCAGGTAATTGGATGGTTAAAATCCGCACATCCCCAACTGCGTATAATTGTTGGCGGTGTACATGCTTCTTTCCAATACGAACAAGTATTAAAAGACTATGGCGCGGATTACGTTGTAATTGGTGAAGGGGAAAAGACCTTTCAGGAACTTTGTAGGGTGCTTGACCAAGAGGAGTCCCCAAATGCTGTCGATGGCATCGCTTTCCTCGACAGCGACAACAATGTGATCAAGACCCCTGTTCGAGAGATAATTGATAACTTGGATGACCTGCCAATACCGGATTATACATTTGCTGAAGAATACATAAAAAAACTGGGGATTGCCTTTATTATTACTTCCCGTGGCTGTCCTGTGCACTGTTCGTTCTGTTCAACCAGCAGCTACTGGGGGCAAAAAGTTCGTATGAACTCACCAAACAGGGTTGTCGATGAGATGGAGTACCTCGTCAATCGTTTTGGTGTAAACAAAATTTTCTTTTACGATGACACCTTCAATCTTAGTTCGGGGAGAGTAAAAGCAATTTGTGACGAAATTCAACGACGCGGGTTTAAAGTTGAATGGGGCGCTTCTTGCCGCGTTGTTCCTGTCTCTCCAGAAATGATAAACATGATGTTTGCCGCCGGATGCCGACATATCTGTTGGGGCGTAGAGTCCGGATCATCACAGATGCTGCAGAAAATTAACAAGAAAATTTCACTGGAACAGATACGTAACGCATTTCAGCTCTGCCTGCCACATATGAATAAAATGAGTGTGGGATGCTATACAATGGTTGGAAACCCTGGAGAAAATGAACATACCATTTCAGAAACGGTTGAGTTCCTTAACACACTTCCAATGACTGACCCTCCCAGCACTTCTACACTATACATACTGCCCGGCACACCGCTAGCAAATTCCCTTGAGGAAGAACTGCCTTATTTAAATAATTTTTGGGCAGAACATGATTACATACCCTTCTATACCCGAGAGAACACGATGGAACAGCTCGATCGCTGGTGTACCAGAGTATCAAAGGCAGGCAAGAGAAGACCTTTTGATCAGACAAAACACTTCTGGAACAATATTCTCTTTAACTTCAAGCACAAAGAAGACAAAACGACTGTGTATAAAACGGATCGGATCAAGTTACTGCTCGTATATTCTCTACACCCTGTACACCCAAAAATCACACTACCAGAATGGATAAAAGAAACATTAAGAGAGTGTTTTGCTGAGAAGGTTGAGGTGCTTGCCTGTGGCCCACATAATGAAATAGACATTCAGGATTGCCCTGATTTTTATCATCGTGTTGCAGACCTTATTGATTCAGAAAAAATTGATATCATGTGGGAAATTGAGGGTGCCGCCTCATCTCTTGACTTTATGTTCAAACGTTTTCCCACAACGATCACCATTCCAAAAGTTTACTGGGCTATTGATACTCACCAGTACCTGGGCTTTCAGGTTCAGAAATCTTCTTATTTTGATTTAATATTTTCCGCCCAATATGATGCTTTGAAGTCTTTGGGCAAGCAAGCTGTCTGGCTACCAGCTGGCGCGGCACTTCATGAACGTGATTATCACCTTGAACGTGATATCGTTGTTGGGTTTGTAGGCAGTTTGTCTCCATTACATAGTAGAAGAATACAGCTTCTAACTCATGTCAAAAAGGAGTTCCCCCATCTTGTTGTTGCGGAAGATATATTTCTTGAAGAGAAAGCCAAACTTGTCAGCCGGATGAAAATCGTTATCAACGTCAGCTTGAATAATGACATTAATTTTAGGATTTTTGAAACATTAGCCTGTGGCGCTCTGCTGATTACTGATCGTATTTACAATAATGGTCTCGAGCAGTTATTCAATGATGGCGAACACCTGGTGACATTCACAGACGCTGATGACCTTATCGACAAGATACGATATTACAGTGAGCATGAAGATGAGCGCTGCAATATCGCTGACGCAGGGAAAAGACATGTATTAGATCATTTCACTCATGAGCATATTGTCAGGAAAGCCCTTGAACACATGGAGACGCTTTTGCAAAATGATACCGACTGCATAACATCACCCTCATGCTGGTGTGGTGGGCGTCTCGAGCAAGCAGTTCACCCACAGTATTCACGGTGCATACAATGCGGCACCCACATCTCAAAACAAAGTGATCATCCTGACATCCTTAAGCAATTTTACAGCTTTGGAAATTACTGGCATCATTACCAAGAACAGGTGGGCGGTTATCCTCCTCTTCCAGTGCGGGCAGTTACCGACTTCCAGGATCGGATACCAATCTGGTATAAAATCCTGACTACATTTAAACCGCTTCCCTCCAGTATCCTTGAAATAGGTTGTGCACATGGTGGTTTTCTTAGCTACTGCCGAGAGCATGGCACAAAGCTGATTGTTGGGATTGAAGTTGATAATACGACCTGTCATTTTGCAAAAAAGCGATTTGACCTCCCCCACATCTACAGTGGGCTCTTCCCTGATGTTGACATCCCTTTTAATGAGTTTGAGGTCATTATTGGTTTTGACGTTATTGAACACTTCAAAGACCAAACCCAGGCATTAACAACGGTTAAAAATCTTTTGGCAGAAGATGGCATCGTCATTTTCCAAACCCCGTGCTACCGCGGCGAAGGTGCAGACTGGTCTCAGTTCAAACCTGGAGAGCACCTGTACCTGTTCAACTCAAACAGTATCCGGCAACTTTTCTTTCTAAGCGGCCTCATCATAACAGAGATACTGCCAGGCCTTTTTCACGATGACATGTTTGTGATTGCTAAAAAAATACCACCCGTTCATCGCCTACTCTACCTGCGCACCGACGCCATCGGCGACAGCATACTCTCAGCCGGCATACTACCCCATCTCCGGGAACGCTACCCAGGTGCCCTGATTACTGTTGTCTGCCAGGAGCGGACCGCACCGCTGTACGACGCCTGCCCCTTTGCAGATGCGGTAATTCCGTTCGATCTGATCCGCCTGTTCACGGTGCCACACTACCGTTCGCTGCTCCTTGAAAAGATCAATCGCACGTCACCCGACCTGCTGCTCAATCCGATCTATTCGCATGATCTGCACGACGAATTTCTGGTTCACCATATCCAGGCGCCGCTCAAAATTACGGTTGAGGGAGACTCCTCAAACCGCAGCAGTGAAAAACTGAATGAGCTGAGGGAGCTCTACAGCTTGGTCATCCCCAATAACCCCGATGACCTGACCGAGCTAGACCACAACCGCACCTTCCTGCGCGGCATAGGCATTAGCGCTGATTCTCTCTCCCCCCAGGTCTGGATCACCCGGCAGGACCGGGAATGGGCCGCTGCAACCCTGCGTGAACTAGACATCGCCCCCAAAATAGCGATCATGCTCTTCCCGGGAGCACTGCTGGACTGCAAGACCTATCCCCACTACGCCGAAGTGGCTGCCGGACTGTCTGAACATCCGCTACTTATCTGCGGTGGAGATGAATTGCGACAGAAAGCTGACCAGCTGTGTCGTGCCCACGGCGGCAAAGCGGTTAATCTGGCCGGGCAGACCTCTCTGGGACAACTGTCAGCCCTGATGGAGTTGGCCCGTCTCTACCTGGGGTCAGACTCATCTGGACTGCATATTGCCTGTGCCGTTGGGCTCCCCAACAACGTGCTGCTCGGTGGTGGCCATTTTGGCAGATTCTGCCCCTATTCGCCGCTGACCACTGTAATCTGCCTGCCACTACAGTGTTACGGATGCAACTGGCAGTGTCAGTACAAGCGGGTGCATTGCCTGCATGGTATACAGCCCGACACGGTACTATGGGCGGCAGCCCGACTCCTCTCCCTGGCGGAGCAGCCCACAAGTCCGACCGTGGTTGTGCAAGCAGATCAGCCAGACACGCAGTTGCCGCCGCTACTAAATGTTGAGGGACTGCTTAAACTGGTACCAGGGGCCAAGCTGCTTCATACAGAAGCAAGAGGGGAAATACTGACATGA
- a CDS encoding tetratricopeptide repeat protein codes for MVVSPEQLIDRAEALVLDKKYAEATSICRQVLQDCPENIEAVFLMATIYYNQKQYHESAALFRNAQDLAPQIGFLSMNRALALQEAGAEEEALEAFNQALQLDGASAGIYYNRGTLFFRLQRLDEARDDLEHALAVDPEHVGAWINLSAVCLAQDDAVGALHSCHHALRHAPGNSALTANLATAYSKLFRFEESFGCYERLVQLIEPCEKAEVLGRMANCLSDLWKVDEAIACFDHAIEISTDMHQKSALASTRLFVLHYSPQWSSSAIAAEHRRWGITYFGVSPQRTFSNSREPDRPMRVAYLSPDLRIHAVVFFLQPVLAAHDPSQVSIYLYSDVKKPDAVTRQLKDQHAVQWRDCSGLDDDAVVQQLHDDQIDLLVDLAGHTAGNRLPLFARRSAPVQISWIGYPNSTGLQQMDYRISDGWADPPGLTEQLHTEALLRMPDSFLCYRPGMDFPEPAAPPCQQNGYITFGSFSNFLKVTPAMLELWAHILAAVPGSRLVFRARGLTESRFQTTIAPIFLHHGVDPERITVLGHARSVVENLLDYGKIDIALDTFPYHGTTTTCEALCMGVPVITLAGDAHVSRVGVSLLNSVGMPELIAETPEQYQRLAVGLAGDSSRLLALRSGLRELLLASPLTDNVRFARHLEQIYRQVWQRWCCGETQ; via the coding sequence GTGGTAGTGTCACCTGAACAGTTGATTGATAGAGCCGAAGCACTTGTCTTGGATAAGAAGTATGCTGAGGCGACCTCGATCTGTCGGCAGGTGTTACAGGATTGTCCTGAAAATATTGAAGCCGTTTTTCTGATGGCAACGATTTACTACAATCAGAAGCAGTATCATGAATCTGCGGCATTATTCCGGAACGCACAAGACCTTGCCCCCCAGATTGGCTTTCTCTCTATGAACCGTGCCCTGGCCTTGCAGGAGGCTGGCGCTGAAGAAGAGGCACTGGAGGCTTTTAACCAAGCGTTGCAGTTGGATGGCGCCTCTGCAGGAATTTATTACAATCGCGGTACGCTGTTTTTTCGTCTGCAGCGGCTGGATGAGGCGAGGGATGACCTGGAGCATGCCCTTGCAGTTGATCCTGAACATGTCGGAGCATGGATCAACCTTTCAGCCGTTTGCCTTGCTCAGGACGATGCTGTAGGTGCTTTGCACAGTTGCCATCATGCATTGCGCCATGCTCCTGGCAATTCTGCCCTTACGGCAAATCTTGCCACCGCCTACAGCAAGCTGTTCCGGTTTGAAGAGTCCTTTGGCTGCTATGAACGCCTGGTTCAGCTGATTGAGCCGTGTGAAAAGGCTGAGGTGCTTGGCAGAATGGCAAACTGTCTTAGCGATCTCTGGAAGGTGGACGAGGCGATTGCCTGTTTTGATCATGCAATTGAAATATCAACGGATATGCACCAAAAATCTGCCCTTGCCAGTACCAGGCTGTTTGTGTTGCATTATTCTCCGCAGTGGTCATCATCTGCAATAGCTGCAGAACACCGGAGATGGGGCATTACATATTTTGGTGTCTCACCCCAGAGAACGTTTTCAAACAGCCGGGAACCGGATCGTCCGATGAGGGTGGCCTATCTTTCGCCCGATCTGCGGATTCATGCGGTCGTTTTTTTTCTGCAGCCGGTGCTGGCCGCCCATGACCCCTCACAGGTATCGATATATCTCTACTCTGATGTCAAGAAGCCTGATGCGGTAACCAGGCAGCTTAAGGATCAGCATGCAGTGCAATGGCGCGACTGTTCCGGCCTGGATGACGATGCGGTAGTGCAACAGCTCCACGATGACCAAATTGATCTCCTTGTGGATCTTGCCGGTCATACCGCTGGGAACCGGCTGCCACTTTTTGCCCGCCGCAGTGCACCGGTCCAGATCAGCTGGATCGGGTATCCCAACAGCACCGGACTACAGCAGATGGACTACCGTATCAGTGATGGCTGGGCCGACCCGCCGGGCCTGACCGAGCAGCTGCATACCGAGGCATTGCTGAGGATGCCGGACAGTTTTCTCTGTTACCGCCCAGGTATGGATTTCCCTGAACCTGCTGCGCCCCCTTGTCAACAGAACGGTTACATCACCTTTGGTTCGTTCAGCAACTTTTTGAAGGTTACCCCGGCCATGCTGGAGCTTTGGGCCCATATCCTTGCAGCGGTCCCCGGCTCACGTCTAGTCTTCAGGGCGCGCGGCCTGACGGAATCACGTTTTCAGACCACTATTGCGCCTATTTTTCTTCACCATGGTGTCGATCCTGAAAGAATTACGGTGCTGGGCCATGCCCGTTCGGTGGTTGAAAATCTGCTTGATTACGGAAAGATCGATATCGCTCTCGACACCTTTCCCTACCACGGTACCACTACCACCTGTGAAGCGCTCTGCATGGGGGTTCCTGTCATTACGCTGGCTGGTGATGCCCATGTCTCTCGAGTCGGTGTCAGCCTGTTGAACAGCGTGGGGATGCCGGAGCTGATTGCGGAGACGCCGGAGCAGTATCAACGGCTGGCGGTTGGTCTGGCTGGAGACAGCAGCAGGCTGCTGGCGCTGCGTAGCGGACTGCGTGAGCTTCTGCTTGCGTCACCGTTAACCGACAACGTCCGGTTTGCCCGCCATCTTGAGCAGATTTACCGGCAGGTCTGGCAGCGCTGGTGCTGCGGGGAAACACAGTGA
- a CDS encoding flagellin — protein sequence MAMGDISLTAGMRSNLLSLQTTTGLIDKTQTRLSTGKKVNTPLDNPTNFFAAQGHVTRANDLSVRKDGMAEAIQMVTAADTGIKGISSLIQAAQGVAGAALATSDVNERSSYSSTFSTLLNQISMMASDSGYRGTNLLTGGSQTVEFGQRTNSSTLQINGFDATATGLTTKSATAEAWSVSGNSAINSSSSELESALSFLRAKSSTLSASLSAVTTRQDFTSNMINTLKIGADNITLADTNEEGANMLMLQTRQNLGITSLSMASQSAQAVMRLF from the coding sequence ATGGCTATGGGCGACATTTCACTCACCGCCGGCATGCGGAGTAACCTGCTTTCGCTGCAAACAACGACCGGCCTGATTGACAAAACCCAGACCCGTCTATCAACCGGCAAAAAAGTCAACACCCCGCTTGACAACCCTACAAACTTTTTTGCAGCACAAGGCCATGTCACCCGGGCAAACGACCTGTCTGTACGCAAGGATGGAATGGCAGAAGCCATTCAAATGGTCACAGCAGCAGATACCGGCATTAAAGGCATATCATCTTTGATCCAGGCTGCTCAGGGTGTAGCCGGTGCTGCGCTGGCAACCAGCGACGTGAACGAACGATCAAGCTACTCATCGACCTTCAGCACTCTCCTCAACCAGATTTCAATGATGGCCAGTGACTCCGGCTATCGGGGTACAAACCTGTTGACCGGTGGCTCCCAGACCGTAGAGTTTGGTCAGCGCACCAACTCATCAACACTCCAGATTAACGGCTTTGATGCTACTGCTACCGGCCTGACAACCAAATCTGCAACTGCAGAGGCATGGTCAGTTTCCGGCAATTCGGCCATCAACTCATCATCCAGCGAGCTTGAATCAGCACTTAGTTTTCTGCGGGCCAAGTCTTCGACCCTGTCTGCCAGCCTGAGTGCTGTTACCACCAGGCAGGATTTTACCAGCAACATGATTAACACACTGAAGATCGGGGCTGATAATATCACCTTGGCCGACACCAATGAAGAAGGAGCCAACATGCTGATGCTTCAGACCCGGCAAAATCTTGGTATCACGTCACTCTCCATGGCATCACAATCTGCCCAGGCCGTCATGAGACTATTCTAA
- a CDS encoding flagellin: protein MADSISLTSGMRSNLLSLQGTAKLIDQTQTRLASGKKVNTPLDNPTNYFAAQGHMTRASDLSVRKDGMAEAISMVTAADTGIKAITSLISAAQGVAGAALATSDANERSTYTGTFNTLLSQISQLASDSGYRGTNLLTAGSQTVEFGQRTNSATLQISGFDATATGLTTKSATANAWSVTGNSAINSSSGELESALSFLRAKSSSLSANLSVVTTRQDFTNNMINTLQTGADNLTLADTNEEGANMLMLQTRQNLGITSLSMASQSAQAVLRLF from the coding sequence ATGGCAGACAGCATCTCTCTAACCTCCGGCATGAGGAGCAACCTCCTCTCACTCCAAGGCACAGCAAAACTGATTGATCAGACCCAGACCCGACTGGCAAGCGGCAAGAAGGTAAACACACCGCTTGACAACCCGACCAACTATTTTGCAGCACAGGGGCACATGACACGTGCCAGCGACCTATCTGTACGTAAAGACGGCATGGCTGAAGCCATCTCAATGGTTACCGCCGCTGACACAGGCATCAAGGCCATAACCTCCCTGATTTCTGCTGCACAAGGTGTTGCAGGCGCAGCTCTGGCCACCAGTGATGCCAATGAGCGTTCTACCTACACCGGCACCTTTAACACCCTGCTGAGCCAGATATCCCAGCTGGCTTCAGACTCCGGTTATCGCGGCACCAACCTGCTGACAGCCGGTTCACAGACCGTTGAATTCGGTCAACGTACCAACTCAGCAACCCTGCAGATCAGCGGCTTCGACGCAACTGCTACTGGCCTCACCACAAAATCAGCAACTGCGAATGCTTGGTCCGTTACCGGCAACTCAGCCATTAACTCATCTTCTGGTGAGTTGGAGTCTGCACTGAGCTTCCTGCGCGCCAAGTCTTCATCGCTTTCCGCAAACCTGAGCGTTGTGACCACCCGTCAGGACTTCACCAACAACATGATCAACACCCTGCAGACCGGTGCTGACAACCTGACCTTGGCTGACACCAACGAGGAAGGCGCTAACATGCTGATGCTGCAGACCCGTCAGAACCTGGGCATCACCTCCCTGAGCATGGCATCTCAGTCCGCTCAGGCAGTTCTGAGACTGTTCTAA
- a CDS encoding flagellar biosynthesis repressor FlbT yields MSLKIRLKPNEKMLIGNAVISNGERTTEFYIENRVPILREKEIMKEDAASTPGRQVYFLVQLMYVDEENFETYHNRFWEIVRQIILAAPSTTPIITSICHEIMGRRFYQAMKEARHLIDYEQELVDAASADGETAKASESA; encoded by the coding sequence ATGTCACTCAAAATTCGATTGAAGCCGAACGAGAAAATGCTCATCGGTAATGCTGTCATCTCAAACGGCGAGCGCACCACCGAGTTTTACATCGAAAACAGGGTTCCTATCCTGCGTGAAAAAGAGATCATGAAGGAAGACGCCGCCTCGACACCGGGGCGGCAGGTCTACTTTCTTGTTCAGCTCATGTATGTTGATGAAGAGAATTTTGAAACCTATCACAATAGATTCTGGGAGATTGTGCGGCAGATCATTCTGGCGGCTCCCAGCACCACACCGATTATCACCAGCATCTGCCACGAAATCATGGGACGCCGCTTCTATCAGGCCATGAAAGAGGCACGGCACCTGATAGACTATGAGCAGGAACTGGTTGACGCCGCTTCAGCCGATGGAGAGACCGCAAAGGCATCAGAAAGCGCCTGA